CTAAAAAAATATCCAATTTGTAGGATGTATTAAATATAAGCAGGTAATACACCGCGATATATAAACTAAAGGCACCCTACAAATATCGGATAATTTATTTTTTGGCATTCCCTTAACTATTAATTTCTAACTTTTTTACAACTTTAAATTCCAAGCAGCAAAAGCTAAGGTACCCCAACCAGCGAGAAAGGCTACACCGCCTAGTGGTGCGATCGCTCCCAAGGACTTAATACCAGTTAAGCTAATGGCATACAAGCTACCTGAGAAAATAGCAATGCCAGCGAGAAACAGCCATCCGCTAGCGATGAGAGTGGGTTGAGGGGACTCAGTGCGACTAATTAGTATTGCTACTAGAAAAAGTGCCAGAGCATGATACATTTGGTAACGAGCGCCAGTTTCAAAAATTTCTAGCGATCGCTCACTAATTTTTTCCCGCAAGGCATGGGAAGCAAAAGCACCAGCAGCAACTGATAAACCGCCTAAAATGGCAGCTATGCTCAAAAAAATCTGCGTCATTAGACCTAGCCGTAAGTTAATTATTAGTCATTATTCATTGGTCATTAACAAAGGACAAATGACTAATGACTAATGACAATTAAACATCAAAATGATATGATACGGCCCCTTCTTCGTTCACCTTAAAGTTTGCATTGAATTCTTTAGCTTTTTCGTCTAAATACTGTCTAGCGTGGGCTGCGGGTAGTTGTGACTTCATTGCAAAGCCTAAAACAGTTACACGCCCATGATTTTCTTGTAGCATCCCATAAAAAATCGATTGCAGGCGATCGCTAACTTGTTGATTAAGCGCCTTTTTCTCTTGCCGGCTTTGACGGTATAATCCTAATGTTAACCATGTGCCCAGTGTTAGGCTAGGAACGCCAAAAATTAGATGTTCTACCGCATTATTATCAATTACAGGGGTATCTGTTGGTGCTGCAAACTCAATCGAGCCATCCCAGGATAAGGGTAGCGTAATTGATTTTTCCATAGTCGTTTTATTAAATACCTCTGCTGCTGATAGCATTACAAACATGAATCCGAATGTCAGTAGCCAACCGGCAGCCAATTTTTCAGCAGTTTTCATAGTTCCACTTCAAATTTGAACTTTGCTAGCGATTTTAACCTGACTTTCGCAAAGGTTCTACTATCTCGATCTACTCCCTCCGATGGTTTTTTAGCTTTTGTAACGAAATTTTTGCCTACCTTGCTAGTGGTAGCCTGTCAAAAAACAACCGAAAGGTACGGCTTGTTCGTAGTTTGCGCTGTCTTCGCTAAAGTGCAAACTACGAAACTATCAAATTAAATTTGACAGACTAATAATA
The Nostoc punctiforme PCC 73102 genome window above contains:
- a CDS encoding DUF423 domain-containing protein, with the translated sequence MTQIFLSIAAILGGLSVAAGAFASHALREKISERSLEIFETGARYQMYHALALFLVAILISRTESPQPTLIASGWLFLAGIAIFSGSLYAISLTGIKSLGAIAPLGGVAFLAGWGTLAFAAWNLKL